Part of the Eshraghiella crossota genome is shown below.
AGTTGCCTAAAATTCAAAGCTATTCTGTTGATATAACCAAATCAGTTGAATCATCATTATCGTTTGAAGGCGATTTGGAAGGAAAAGTTAAGTTAGGAAAATTTAATATACCTATTGGAGCCACAGGAGCATCTGTTGATGTGTATGTATTCGCAGAGATAGATGCTAATGGAAAAATCGCAATTACGGCACAACTTGAAGAGGAACAAAAGACAGAGTATGAAGATGGCAAAACAACCAAGACATACAAATCTACAGAAAGTCAAAATGTTGAAGTTGAAGTGACAGCAACAGGAACGGTTGGAATTACAGCTGAAATTCGTATGTTATGTTTTGATATTGTTGATATTGAACTTTCTGCAGCCATTAAATTGGAAGCAAAAGCTAAGGGTGGCCGCGAAATTCTGGTGGAGCCAAGTATATCTGATGATGGAACAGGAATGTTGAAATACGAAGACTCATTAATATTGAGTAACGAAGAGTCAATCAAGTTTCCTATTGTCAAGCTAACGGTTGGGACATCGGAAAGTCTTGTTGGAAAACTAGGATTATCATATACAATTAATTTTATTAGTGAAGATGAAATAGAAGATGGAGAAAAAGGTGTATACAAACATCACGAATCGGAAATTAAATTTTTAATTGATTCATGGGTGATTGAATTAGGACCTGATGATGAAAAAGAGACAACCAGTGCAGATGAAGAAGAAACAACTACTATAGATGAAAAAGATGCCGGTGTTCTTTTACTCAGCCAGTACGCTGTTGATATTAAAGTTGGAGACCAATACAAAATAGAAGCTAAAGATGTACCTAAAGAGTATGATAAGAAACCTATTATATGGGAAAGCGAAGATACATCGGTTGCAACAATATCATCAAAAGGTGTTATAGATGCGAAAAAAGCAGGTAAGACTACCATTTATGGAAGGACAGAAGACGGAAAATATATAGGTAAATGTATTGTTTTAGTAAGAGACTAAGGAGACTGGTAAAGTAATGAATACAACAAAGGATATCAGTAACACTGTAAAAGATTTAACAAAAACAGAAAATTCGATAACAGAATTGAAAAGAAAAATTAAAGATTATCAAAGTAATATTAATTCGCTATGGGTATCCAATGAAATGAAATATCTGAATGAGGAATTGGACTCAATATGCAGAGAATTAACCGATGTTGGCATGAAAATTGCCGACATCGGTGATGATGTTCTTAAGGTTGTTTCAATATCAAAATAGAATCACGGAGGACAAATAATTGACAGCAATAAAAATTAATATGAATTTGTTAAGAGAGGAAAATATAAAAATGTCCCTCTGTGTAGAAAAAGCAGGCAAAATAATAGATGATATTGCCACGATGAGAAGAAAAATACCAATTAATATAAGGCAGGAACAAAACATTGAATTCAGGATAAATGAAATAGTTAATAAGATGAGTTCAGTTGAAAGCCGGCTTAAAGGAATTAGAAAATTTGTTGATGAATCAGCAGATGCCTATAGCAATTTAGAAACACATCTCAATGGCGAGATTGAAAAGAAATTAAGACAATAGCTTATGATAAAAGGAGATACAGCAGGATGAGTAAAATAGTTTTCACTAAAAAGAGAAAAGAAACGTATGTGGAGATAAAGTTGACATCCGGACAGGTACTGAATAACAGGGAATATGAAATTCTCAGAGAAGGAAGATACGATTATCTGCTGGTACCCGAGGCGGGTAAAAAGTCTATTAAATATAATGTCAATGAATACATTTCGTTGGAAGAATATTTTACTTCAGTAACATCAAAAGATCGATTTTTATCGGTAATCCAATATATTCTGACAGGAATAAGTGAGTCAGTAAATCTGATGTTTGAAATAAAACAGTTTGTATTTGATAAAAAATATATCTTTGTAAATAGGCAGGATAAAAGCGTCAGGTTTGTGTATGTTCCAATAATAAATGAAGATAATGAATATGAATTAAAAGCATTTTTCAGGGATTTGGCATTTTCTACTGTATTTAATCAGATGGAGGATTGCTCATATGTGTCAAAGTATATTCAGTATTTTAATCAGCATATAGATTTTTCGTTATATGATTTTCATGATTTTATTAATGGATTAAGAGGAAATACTAAGAATGGTGCAGAATTCCTAAGTGAGAAACTCGCAGTATCTGATGGAAACAGTAAGAAACCTGAAAAAATAAAATGTACAGGTATATATACACCCAATTTTTCGGCAGAAGATACAACAACTGTTGCACATCCTTCAAAGTTATTAAGCGGTAGAAACCAATCGGAAGATATCTTTGTAAAACCCAAAACAGGGGGAACAACAATGTTGGGGTTGGATGAGAACAATGGAGGAACAACTATTTTATCCGAAGCGGAAATGAGAATGTGTTACCCTAAAATTATAAGAATAAAAACCGGTGAAGAAGCAGATATATATAAAGATGATTTTGTAATAGGGCAGGCGGAAGGAAATGCAGATTTTTGTATAAGTGATAATTCAGCAATAAGCCGTGAACATGTACATATTATAAAAGATGGCAATAAATATTATTTAATTGATTATAAATCAACTAACGGAACATATATACAAAACAGAAAGATAGAAAAAAACAAGTATGCTGAACTAACGGATGGAATAGTTTTTAGGCTTGCTAACGAAGAATTTAGATTTAAGATATAGGTGGATAAATAAATGAATTATATAACTGGTGTTGTAAATGATATTGGAATAGAAAAAGAAACTAATCAGGATAGTGTTCTGCTTAAGACAGGTAATTATAAAAATTATAATATAGCATTTTCAGTTGTGTGTGATGGTATGGGAGGATTGTCAGACGGGGAACTGGCAAGTGCACATGTAGTAACAAAACTATCAGATTGGTTTGATAACAAATTGATAGATTTTCTTGACGATGAAGTACGATGGGATGAAATAAGAAAAAATCTGGAGTCAATTATTGTTGAATTAAATAGGCAACTATTTAGTTATGGCAAAAGAAATCATTTGAACCTCGGAACGACAATAACAGGAATTTTGATAATAAATAATCACTATATGGTTATAAATGTTGGAGATTCAAGAACATATCTTGTTAATAAAGGGATTAGGCAGATAACAGAAGACCAGTCCTTGGTTGCAAGAGAAGTTAAAATGGGGAAAATGACATGGGAGGAAGCAGAATATGATAAAAGACGAAATGTTTTATTACAATGTATAGGTGCTACCCAGAATGTAGAAATAGAAGTGTATGAAGGCGAAACAGGCAGTGAAGATGGCTTTTTGCTATGTTCAGATGGATTCCGACATGAGATATCAGCACGGGAGATATTTGAAGGGTTAGAGTTGGACAAGTGTGAAACTGATGGTGATATAGAAGAAAAGTTAAAATATCTCGTAGAGGTAAATAAACAACGAAAAGAAAGTGACAATATTACGGCTGTAGTAATTAAGCCGGGTAAATAGTAGGTTCGATTATGGCAGGAAAAGGAAATATTATTGATAATAAATATGAAATTCTTAAGGAAATAGGGCATGGAGGTATGTCAGTGGTATACCTTGCAATGGACTTAAGACTTAATAAACAGTGGGCTGTAAAGGAAATAGAAAAAAGATCCAATGATAAAAATAATCAGGTAGTGGTTCAAAGCCTTCTTGTAGAAGCAGAGATGATGAAAAAGTTGGACCATCCGGCATTACCAAGAATTGTTGATATCATAGATAGTGGAAGAACCATATATGTTGTTATGGATTATATTGAAGGAGAATCACTTGACAGAATTCTGGAGCAGAATGGTGCACAACCTCAGGAACTTGTAATAGATTGGGCAAAGCAGTTATGCGATGTTCTAAGATATCTACATTCACAAAATCCACCTATAATATACAGAGATATGAAACCGGCGAATGTTATGTTGAAACCGGAAGGAAATCTGAAAGTAATTGATTTTGGTATTGCAAGGGAATATAAGGAACATAATCTGAAAGATACAGTAAATCTTGGAACAAGAGGATATGCAGCACCCGAACAATTTGGAGGAATGGGTCAGACAGATGCGAGAACAGATATATATTGTCTGGGAGCGACATTATATCACCTGGTTACAGGACAGAGTCCGGGAGAACCGCCGTATGAAATAAAACCAATCAGGCAGTGGAATCCCACATTGTCATCAGGGTTAGAAGCCATAATAAATAAATGTACACAGGCAAATCCGGATGACAGATATCAGACGTGTGATGAACTAATGTATGCCTTAGAACATTACACTGAGGCAGATGAAAGTTATAAGAAAAAACAGTGGAAAAAAATGAGACTGTTTATTATCGCAGTATCACTTTTCGTGATATTTCTGGGTGGAGGATTTGTATTCAGATCATTAGCATCAAAAACCAATAACCAGACATATGATAATTTGATATCGGTAGTAGATTCAACAAGTTATGAAGATAAGATTGACAGTTATATCAATGCGATTAAGTTATATCCAAAGCGTCCGGAGGCATATATCAAAATGTTGGAGGTATATACGGAACATGGTTTTGGAATAGAAGAGAGCAAACAATTTATGAATTATTATAATCAGAATTTCTCTGAAAATAATGACAACACGTATGATAAAACAAGCGGACAGATTGCCGAAATGAATTATCAGGCAGGAATAATCTATCTGTATATGTATGACAGTGATGAGAATAGCCAGGAAACATTCAGAAGCAGAGCACTAAAGGCATATCCATTTTTTAAGGAGGTATGTGAAAATAATGATGGTTCATATGCAAATTATTCGTTGGCTCAAAGCTACTATGTGGTGTGCGATTTTTACAAAAATTATGTAGATAATTCAACAAGTGTAAAAGAACCGACAAAAGAATTATATGCAGAGCTTATTGCGGCTGTTGAAACTTGTATAACCAATCTTGAAGACTATGATAATCCGGATATTGCGTATGTTAAATTAACGATGTATGAAGCAATATTAAATCTTATTCATGAACAGCGACGGGCATTTATGAGAGCGGACATAGAAGCAAAAGAAATATTAAGTTTGTTTGAAATGATTTATCGAAATACAGATAATCTTGATGTATTACAGGAAAAATCAATTCAGAAAAAGGCGAGCATATTAGAACAGAAAGATTTATTTATAAGTGATATAGAGAGCATATATAACGAGGAATAGAAAAATGGGTAGTACATACAAAATAATATCAATAATATGTTTTGCACTTGCCGGACTTATGCTTACTGTGGGAATAATACTGTTTTTTACTTTAAAGATACGTGTAGTAATCGGTTATCTTACAGGAAAAACAGAGAAAAAGTCTATTGCCATGATGCAGAACTCAAATAAAAATACGGAGATGAGGTTTTCATATGCAGAACAGGTGAAACGTGATGGAATCAGAAATATAACATCAGAAATCACTGATGGATTGAGTTCAGGTACGGTATCACTCAATGAATCAAAAGTGACAGAGGTACTGTCATCTGTTGATACTGATTCAGGAACCACAATTTTATCTAAAAGTGAAATTGGAATAGAAAAGATAACTCTGTTTAAAGATATTTTAATTATACATACAGATAAGGAAATAGTATAGAAATAAGGTAAAAAAGGAGCAAAAAATGAATTGGATTAAGGAAAATAAAATCAGAATAATCATGATAGCAGTAGCATTACTTGCAGTGATAGGTACAGTAATCGTAGTAACAAGGAGGTCAGGAAAGGCACAGACAACGGATAATAATCAGTCAGATGTTGTAATAAATGAAAGTTCAAAGGAAGATGTCACAACGAAGAAAGATGATGTTATAAAAGAATCGGAGAGCACAACAGAGGCGGAGAAGGAAGAAGAGACTACCTCAAAGGATGATAAGAATGTAGAAGAAGAGACAACTCCGGCGGCAGCAGAACCAACAACACCGTATGTAGCACCGACAACGAAACCACAGGCAAAGCCAACAACACCATATGTAGCACCGACAACGAAACCACAGGCAAAGCCAACAACACCATATGTAGCACCGACAACAAAACCACAGACAAAGCCAACAAAACCACAGGCAAAACCAACAACACCACAGCCAACCCGCCCAACAGAGCCGGCAACAACAGCACCGGTTATACATGGAAAAAATGGAGTGATTCTGGATACGCTATATCTTAATAGGGTTGATGGAAGTAAGGCAAAAGTACCGGAAACGCTAGATGAGCTTGGCGGACCGGATGTGGGATTAGAAATATGGTATGATACTAAAAGGCATAATATGGATGTTTTTGGAGTAGGACTTGTTTTTAACCAGTCAACTAAGAAAGATGTTGAAGTGTATTTTGGAAAATCATCATGTGAAAAAGATACAGAAAACGGTATGGTTATGCAATATAATTACAAAAATACAGATATATATGTTACGTTCAATTTTTTTAAGGATACAGGCAAA
Proteins encoded:
- a CDS encoding FHA domain-containing protein; this translates as MSKIVFTKKRKETYVEIKLTSGQVLNNREYEILREGRYDYLLVPEAGKKSIKYNVNEYISLEEYFTSVTSKDRFLSVIQYILTGISESVNLMFEIKQFVFDKKYIFVNRQDKSVRFVYVPIINEDNEYELKAFFRDLAFSTVFNQMEDCSYVSKYIQYFNQHIDFSLYDFHDFINGLRGNTKNGAEFLSEKLAVSDGNSKKPEKIKCTGIYTPNFSAEDTTTVAHPSKLLSGRNQSEDIFVKPKTGGTTMLGLDENNGGTTILSEAEMRMCYPKIIRIKTGEEADIYKDDFVIGQAEGNADFCISDNSAISREHVHIIKDGNKYYLIDYKSTNGTYIQNRKIEKNKYAELTDGIVFRLANEEFRFKI
- a CDS encoding PP2C family protein-serine/threonine phosphatase, coding for MNYITGVVNDIGIEKETNQDSVLLKTGNYKNYNIAFSVVCDGMGGLSDGELASAHVVTKLSDWFDNKLIDFLDDEVRWDEIRKNLESIIVELNRQLFSYGKRNHLNLGTTITGILIINNHYMVINVGDSRTYLVNKGIRQITEDQSLVAREVKMGKMTWEEAEYDKRRNVLLQCIGATQNVEIEVYEGETGSEDGFLLCSDGFRHEISAREIFEGLELDKCETDGDIEEKLKYLVEVNKQRKESDNITAVVIKPGK
- a CDS encoding serine/threonine protein kinase produces the protein MAGKGNIIDNKYEILKEIGHGGMSVVYLAMDLRLNKQWAVKEIEKRSNDKNNQVVVQSLLVEAEMMKKLDHPALPRIVDIIDSGRTIYVVMDYIEGESLDRILEQNGAQPQELVIDWAKQLCDVLRYLHSQNPPIIYRDMKPANVMLKPEGNLKVIDFGIAREYKEHNLKDTVNLGTRGYAAPEQFGGMGQTDARTDIYCLGATLYHLVTGQSPGEPPYEIKPIRQWNPTLSSGLEAIINKCTQANPDDRYQTCDELMYALEHYTEADESYKKKQWKKMRLFIIAVSLFVIFLGGGFVFRSLASKTNNQTYDNLISVVDSTSYEDKIDSYINAIKLYPKRPEAYIKMLEVYTEHGFGIEESKQFMNYYNQNFSENNDNTYDKTSGQIAEMNYQAGIIYLYMYDSDENSQETFRSRALKAYPFFKEVCENNDGSYANYSLAQSYYVVCDFYKNYVDNSTSVKEPTKELYAELIAAVETCITNLEDYDNPDIAYVKLTMYEAILNLIHEQRRAFMRADIEAKEILSLFEMIYRNTDNLDVLQEKSIQKKASILEQKDLFISDIESIYNEE